A DNA window from Hordeum vulgare subsp. vulgare chromosome 1H, MorexV3_pseudomolecules_assembly, whole genome shotgun sequence contains the following coding sequences:
- the LOC123414845 gene encoding uncharacterized protein LOC123414845: MGDSSSSSASYIRMVHHLIEKCICFNLNKEGCMEALEKHAKINPVVTSTVWKELEKENKEFFESYNKDRVERNIEAETMERIQKMLTDAAASKSSDDDEG, translated from the exons ATGGGCGACTCCTCATCATCCTCGGCTTCCTACATCAGAATG GTGCACCATCTGATAGAGAAGTGCATTTGCTTCAACCTGAACAAGGAGGGGTGCATGGAGGCCCTGGAGAAGCATGCCAAGATCAACCCGGTCGTCACTTCTACTG TGTGGAAAGAGCTGGAGAAGGAAAACAAGGAGTTCTTCGAGTCCTACAACAAGGACCGGGTGGAGAGGAACATCGAGGCGGAGACGATGGAGCGGATCCAGAAGATGCTCACCGACGCGGCTGCCTCCAAAAGCTCAGACGATGACGAGGGCTAG